The Amblyomma americanum isolate KBUSLIRL-KWMA chromosome 3, ASM5285725v1, whole genome shotgun sequence genome window below encodes:
- the LOC144123534 gene encoding uncharacterized protein LOC144123534, whose product MLPSEPLHAGTRKPSTLARHGVPSTLEMAFIENAGAPPAVGRRPPSPPLPPAPWASGHSGQEPRTTISTASLLNAHRGKTGHTLTLVFASAAVCAIIWAMVFVAAMNTGGGLQGMHTEAAEKEAEARLPLEYIAGPSERESLSDQGNAGGRQPNFEVGGRQSSRSSSRSRRSKTTAYYKNLDDVREWTIDTTDGNSDGSVTSWTSEDEYTASTRPFAKLAHRRGTHKRRSRTPFRHSTKSHRRARVHTQRHALTKQIDDVDSALALTPE is encoded by the exons ATGCTTCCCTCCGAGCCCCTGCATGCCGGTACAAGAAAGCCTAGCACGCTGGCGAGACACGGCGTGCCGTCTACATTAGAAATGGCTTTCATCGAGAACGCAGGTGCCCCTCCAGCGGTCGGTCGCAGACCGCCATCGCCCCCTCTTCCGCCTGCACCATGGGCCTCGGGCCACTCCGGACAGGAGCCACGAACGACGATTTCAACCGCCTCTCTTCTCAATGCGCACCGAGGCAAGACTGGACACACCCTGACCTTAGTGTTTGCTTCGGCTGCTGTCTGTGCCATAATATGGGCCATGGTTTTTGTTGCGGCAATGAACACCGGGGGTGGCCTGCAAGGCATGCACACAGAGGCCGCTGAAAAAGAAGCAGAAGCTCGGCTGCCCCTCGAGTACATCGCAGGCCCATCAGAGCGAGAGAGCCTCAGCGACCAGGGGAATGCAGGGGGTCGTCAGCCGAACTTCGAGGTTGGAGGCCGGCAGAGTTCCAGAAGCAGTTCCCGAAGCAGGCGCAGTAAGACCACCGCATACTACAAGAACTTAGACGACGTTCGTGAGTGGACAATAGACACTACTGACGGCAACAGTGACGGCTCAGTGACTTCCTGGACCTCTGAAGATGAGTACACGGCCTCGACAAGACCGTTTGCTAAGCTTGCTCACCGGCGTGGGACGCATAAACGGCGGTCCAGGACACCGTTTAGGCATTCGACGAAGTCACATCGGCGTGCTCGAGTCCAC ACGCAACGACATGCGCTCACAAAGCAGATCGATGACGTCGACAGTGCACTGGCGCTCACTCCTGAGTAA